One window from the genome of Zymoseptoria tritici IPO323 chromosome 11, whole genome shotgun sequence encodes:
- the MgOPT2 gene encoding oligopeptide transporter (Oligopeptide transporter superfamily protein, contains PFAM PF03169 and 15 predicted transmembrane regions): protein MAPSALKRFAFKRSNTAQTAGEGSASSSSDQDAGITELTEYPVSKIAAEYAGEVHADTSAVRNISEVEANSRLNEFRKEHAFDPNIPDVAFDAIKEVTATHDHKGEAALAEEFINDSPYPEVRAVVRNYDEDVPTSTLRAWTIGLLLTTVVSGCNALFFLRYPIVSISTYVVQLIAYPMGVAWAKVMPNTTIFGIRVNPGPFNVKEHVIIVAMANAAFGGGTGYFVDTVVSIEKFYNIESMGWGFNILFALSTQCLGFGLAGSVRKWLVEPASMIWPSALVNVGFMYALHDQSPSDPAKTNGWSIGRYRWFLYMMAAMFVWSFFPDWIFPALSYFAWVTWIKPNNVVVNQLFGQSTGISLGFPFTGFTLDWAQINSFYGSPLVAPWHAHGNLLVGIIFLLWIVTPALHYTGAWYAEYLPISQNGITDNTGSKYNTSRILTPEHIVDPAAYEAYSPLFLSTSFALTYGVSFATITALVSHTYLYHGKDIWRRWKASKGEMDDVHMKLMRKYKTVPTWWYIALLAVMIAFAFTSALAFPTEMKAGSVVLALVIAAAWTIPIGVIQAMTNIQLGLNVFTEFIIGYLQPGHPIAMMMFKTFGYIVMTQALYFCQDLKLGHYMHVPQRSMFAAQLVATAWSAMVQLGTVQWAMGAIKGVCTKAASNNFTCDYIKTFYNASVIWGAIGPKHLFSSGALYQDLQYFWLIGFFLPFIPYVFAKWFPKWSLIRKINMPVVLSSMSYVPPYSAMNILAYCSFGYLFNKFIKDRYRGWWMNYNYITAAAWDVGLALMSILIFFAIQLPTGKVMTDWWGTTVITTTADQMQTAHRRLPHLLHIQL, encoded by the exons ATGGCTCCCTCCGCCTTGAAGAGGTTCGCCTTCAAGAGGTCCAACACAGCCCAAACCGCTGGCGAGGGCTCGGCCTCCAGCTCAAGCGACCAGGATGCCGGCATCACCGAGCTCACCGAGTATCCTGTCTCGAAGATCGCCGCCGAGTATGCTGGCGAAGTGCACGCCGACACCTCCGCCGTTCGAAACATCTCGGAGGTTGAAGCCAACTCGAGATTGAATGAGTTCCGCAAGGAGCATGCGTTCGATCCCAACATTCCCGACGTTGCTTTCGATGCCATCAAAGAAGTCACCGCCACTCATGACCACAAGGGCGAGGCTGCTCTTGCAGAAGAGTTCATCAACGACTCGCCATACCCTGAG GTCCGAGCTGTCGTGCGCAACTACGATGAGGATGTTCCCACCAGCACTCTCCGCGCCTGGACTATTGGTCTCCTCTTGACCACCGTGGTCTCTGGTTGCAACGCTCTTTTCTTCCTCCGATACCCCATCGTCTCGATCTCAACCTACGTTGTGCAACTTATCGCATATCCCATGGGCGTTGCCTGGGCAAAGGTCATGCCCAACACGACCATCTTCGGCATCCGCGTGAACCCGGGTCCCTTCAACGTGAAGGAGCACGTCATCATTGTCGCCATGGCCAACGCTGCTTTCGGTGGTGGTACCGGCTACTTCGTCGATACTGTTGTATCGATCGAGAAATTCTACAACATCGAGAGTATGGGCTGGGGCTTCAACATCCTCTTTGCACTGTCCACGCAGTGTCTCGGATTCGGTCTTGCAGGCTCCGTTCGAAAGTGGCTTGTGGAGCCGGCGTCTATGATCTGGCCTTCGGCGCTGGTCAACGTTGGTTTCATGTACGCTCTGCACGACCAGAGCCCTAGTGACCCGGCCAAGACCAATGGCTGGAGCATCGGCAGATACCGCTG GTTCTTGTACATGATGGCGGCTATGTTCGTGTGGAGCTTCTTCCCTGATTGGATATTCCCAGCGTTGTCATACTTCGCTTGGGTTACCTGGATTAAGCCCAACAATGTAGTGGTCAACCAGCTCTTTGGACAATCCACCGGCATT TCTCTCGGCTTTCCCTTCACGGGCTTCACCTTGGATTGGGCACAGATCAACAGTTTCTACGGTAGCCCGCTGGTTGCTCCATGGCACGCACATGGCAATCTCCTGGTCGGAATCATCTTCCTTCTCTGGATTGTCACTCCAGCGTTGCACTACACCGGAGCGTGGTACGCCGAATACCTGCCCATCTCTCAAAACGGCATTACAG ACAACACCGGCTCCAAGTACAACACATCACGAATCCTGACCCCCGAGCACATTGTCGACCCGGCAGCATACGAGGCCTACTCGCCGCTCTTCTTGTCAACATCCTTTGCGTTGACATATGGAGTTTCGTTCGCTACGATTACTGCGCTGGTCAGCCACACCTATCTTTACCACGGAAAGGACATCTGGCGCCGCTGGAAGGCTTCCAAGGGCGAGATGGATGACGTCCACATGAAGCTCATGCGGAAGTACAAGACTGTCCCAACATGGTGGTACATTGCTCTTTTGGCCGTTATGATTGCCTTTGCTTTCACCTCTGCACTAGCGTTCCCCACTGAGATGAAGGCTGGATCCGTCGTGCTGGCCCTCGTCATCGCTGCTGCCTGGACCATTCCCATTGGAGTCATTCAGGCCATGACCAACATTCAGCTGGGTCTGAACGTCTTCACTGAGTTCATTATCGGATACTTGCAGCCCGGTCACCCAATCGCCATGATGAT GTTCAAGACCTTTGGATACATTGTCATGACTCAAGCGCTTTACTTCTGCCAGGATCTCAAACTCGGCCACTACATGCACGTTCCCCAACGATCCATGTTCGCCGCCCAACTCGTCGCCACAGCGTGGTCCGCCATGGTGCAGCTGGGCACAGTTCAATGGGCTATGGGCGCAATTAAGGGCGTTTGCACAAAGGCCGCATCCAACAACTTCACCTGCGACTACATCAAGACCTTCTACAACGCTTCCGTCATTTGGGGTGCTATCGGACCCAAGCACTTGTTCTCCAGCGGTGCTCTCTACCAGGATCTGCAATACTTTTGGCTGATTGGCTTTTTCCTGCCGTTCATCCCGTACGTGTTTGCGAAGTGGTTCCCCAAGTGGAGCCTGATCCGGAAGATCAACATGCCTGTTGTGCTCAGCTCCATGAGCTATGTTCCACCATACAGCGCCATGAACATT CTCGCCTACTGCTCCTTCGGCTATCTGTTCAACAAGTTCATCAAGGACCGCTACCGCGGCTGGTGGATGAACTACAACTACATCACCGCCGCGGCTTGGGATGTCGGTCTTGCGCTGATGTCCATCCTGATCTTCTTCGCTATCCAACTGCCAACCGGAAAGGTCATGACGGATTGGTGGGGAACCACGGTCATCACGACCACTGCCGATCAAATGCAGACTGCT CACCGCCGTTTGCCACATCTCCTCCATATTCAGCTTTGA